From Oncorhynchus tshawytscha isolate Ot180627B unplaced genomic scaffold, Otsh_v2.0 Un_contig_7684_pilon_pilon, whole genome shotgun sequence, one genomic window encodes:
- the LOC112239697 gene encoding caldesmon, smooth muscle isoform X1, producing the protein MAETQIVMDETQIVLDETQEDMAETQIVMDETQIVMTETQIVLDETQEDMAETQIVMTETQLETQIEMAETQIVMTETQIVMEETQKEMDDTPKDMVETQIVLEETPKDMDETQKEMDETPKEMDETPKEMDEIPTSSLFVTEGDSRSGSLGGQRQEEVDGEVPGGQLETEKTPGQGQGTLEQLRQRQQEDQEEMEELNRRREEKRRAREEEEHQREKEEQHRQEQEEEEKKRVKDGIESRRMAASERRMKNLSISSIEGDESFSPFSPMSPTFKNDTEERMTSENTCTINERTESLNRSLQKSNSIKKSQPPIPISKIDNRLEQYTHAIETSSMEAKAARQQALTDLPSPTEPVASKKNLFEAGEAWSQPPRETPSKDTEGLNVGVADLIHQWVKGNPDGSCKSPSKPAEVKAGDVLSKKNLWENLGDSSPSGRAGKGASSGKKYKFVMMAHGKYEKVAVGDDDYNEHTNGKSTGQCLEEL; encoded by the exons atggCTGAGACACAGATAGTCATGGATGAGACACAGATAGTCTTGGACGAGACACAGGAAGACATGGCTGAGACACAGATAGTCATGGATGAGACACAGATAGTCATGACTGAGACACAGATAGTCTTGGATGAGACACAGGAAGACATGGCTGAGACACAGATAGTCATGActgagacacagctagagacacagatagagatggCTGAGACACAGATAGTCATGACTGAGACACAGATAGTCATGgaggagacacagaaagagatggATGACACCCCGAAAGACATGGTTGAGACACAGATAGTCTTGGAAGAGACACCAAAAGACATGGAtgagacacagaaagagatggATGAGACACCGAAAGAGATGGATGAGACACCGAAAGAGATGGATGAGATACCTACTTCTTCCTTGTTTGTCACTGAAGGAGACAG tcgtAGTGGCAGCTTGGGAgggcagagacaggaggaggtggatggagaggtTCCCGGGGGGCAGCTGGAGACAGAGAAGACACCAGGCCAGGGACAGGGCACCCTGGAACagctgagacagagacagcaggaggaccaggaggagatggaggagttgaaccgcaggagagaggagaaacgcagagccagggaggaggaggagcaccagagagagaaagaggagcagcACAgacaggagcaggaggag gaggagaagaagagggtgaAAGATGGGATAGAGAGTAGGAGGATGGCGGCTTCAGAGAGAAGGATGAAGAACCTCAGTATTTCCAGCATTGAGGGAGACGAGTCCTTCAGCCCCTTCAGTCCCATGAGCCCCACCTTCAAG AATGACACCGAGGAGAGGATGACGTCTGAGAATACCTGCACG ATCAACGAGAGGACTGAGTCTCTGAACCGCTCTCTGCAGAAAAG TAACAGCATCAAGAAAAGCCAgcctcccatccccatctccaagATCGACAACAGGCTGGAACAGTACACTCATGCCATAGAG ACGTCCTCTATGGAAGCCAAggcagccaggcagcaggctctGACGGACCTGCCCAGCCCCACTGAGCCTGTGGCATCCAAGAAGAATCTGTTTGAGGCCGGGGAAGCTTGGAGCCAGCCGCCCAGGGAAACACCTTCCAAG GATACAGAGGGTCTGAATGTAGGCGTGGCCGACCTCATCCACCAATGGGTGAAAGGGAACCCAGACGGAAGCTGCAAAAGCCCCTCCAAGCCAGCA GAGGTGAAGGCCGGTGATGTTCTGAGCAAGAAAAACCTCTGGGAGAATCTAGGAGACTCTTCCCCGTCTGGGAGAGCTGGGAAG GGAGCTTCCTCTGGTAAAAAGTACAAATTTGTGATGATGGCTCACGGCAAGTATGAGAAGGTTGCCGTCGGTGATGATGATTACAACGAGCACACAAACGGGAAATCAA
- the LOC112239697 gene encoding caldesmon, smooth muscle isoform X2 has product MAETQIVMDETQIVLDETQEDMAETQIVMDETQIVMTETQIVLDETQEDMAETQIVMTETQLETQIEMAETQIVMTETQIVMEETQKEMDDTPKDMVETQIVLEETPKDMDETQKEMDETPKEMDETPKEMDEIPTSSLFVTEGDSRSGSLGGQRQEEVDGEVPGGQLETEKTPGQGQGTLEQLRQRQQEDQEEMEELNRRREEKRRAREEEEHQREKEEQHRQEQEEEEKKRVKDGIESRRMAASERRMKNLSISSIEGDESFSPFSPMSPTFKINERTESLNRSLQKSNSIKKSQPPIPISKIDNRLEQYTHAIETSSMEAKAARQQALTDLPSPTEPVASKKNLFEAGEAWSQPPRETPSKDTEGLNVGVADLIHQWVKGNPDGSCKSPSKPAEVKAGDVLSKKNLWENLGDSSPSGRAGKGASSGKKYKFVMMAHGKYEKVAVGDDDYNEHTNGKSTGQCLEEL; this is encoded by the exons atggCTGAGACACAGATAGTCATGGATGAGACACAGATAGTCTTGGACGAGACACAGGAAGACATGGCTGAGACACAGATAGTCATGGATGAGACACAGATAGTCATGACTGAGACACAGATAGTCTTGGATGAGACACAGGAAGACATGGCTGAGACACAGATAGTCATGActgagacacagctagagacacagatagagatggCTGAGACACAGATAGTCATGACTGAGACACAGATAGTCATGgaggagacacagaaagagatggATGACACCCCGAAAGACATGGTTGAGACACAGATAGTCTTGGAAGAGACACCAAAAGACATGGAtgagacacagaaagagatggATGAGACACCGAAAGAGATGGATGAGACACCGAAAGAGATGGATGAGATACCTACTTCTTCCTTGTTTGTCACTGAAGGAGACAG tcgtAGTGGCAGCTTGGGAgggcagagacaggaggaggtggatggagaggtTCCCGGGGGGCAGCTGGAGACAGAGAAGACACCAGGCCAGGGACAGGGCACCCTGGAACagctgagacagagacagcaggaggaccaggaggagatggaggagttgaaccgcaggagagaggagaaacgcagagccagggaggaggaggagcaccagagagagaaagaggagcagcACAgacaggagcaggaggag gaggagaagaagagggtgaAAGATGGGATAGAGAGTAGGAGGATGGCGGCTTCAGAGAGAAGGATGAAGAACCTCAGTATTTCCAGCATTGAGGGAGACGAGTCCTTCAGCCCCTTCAGTCCCATGAGCCCCACCTTCAAG ATCAACGAGAGGACTGAGTCTCTGAACCGCTCTCTGCAGAAAAG TAACAGCATCAAGAAAAGCCAgcctcccatccccatctccaagATCGACAACAGGCTGGAACAGTACACTCATGCCATAGAG ACGTCCTCTATGGAAGCCAAggcagccaggcagcaggctctGACGGACCTGCCCAGCCCCACTGAGCCTGTGGCATCCAAGAAGAATCTGTTTGAGGCCGGGGAAGCTTGGAGCCAGCCGCCCAGGGAAACACCTTCCAAG GATACAGAGGGTCTGAATGTAGGCGTGGCCGACCTCATCCACCAATGGGTGAAAGGGAACCCAGACGGAAGCTGCAAAAGCCCCTCCAAGCCAGCA GAGGTGAAGGCCGGTGATGTTCTGAGCAAGAAAAACCTCTGGGAGAATCTAGGAGACTCTTCCCCGTCTGGGAGAGCTGGGAAG GGAGCTTCCTCTGGTAAAAAGTACAAATTTGTGATGATGGCTCACGGCAAGTATGAGAAGGTTGCCGTCGGTGATGATGATTACAACGAGCACACAAACGGGAAATCAA